The genomic DNA TGAGGACCTCCGCCTCGCGCTCCCGCAACGCCCCGAGCGCATCCCCGATCGCGTCGTTCAGCATCGCCTCCGACGCCGTGTCCTCGGGGGACCCGACGGTGTCGTCGCTGATGAAGTCCCCGTACGTCGAGTCCTCCTCGTCGCCGATCGGCGCCTCGAGACTGAACGGCTTGCGGGTCAGCTCGAACGCCTCCTCGACGCGCTCGGCGTCCCACTCCGGCCCGAGCGCGCGGGCCAACTCCTCGTGCGTGGGTTCGCGGTTGAGCTCCTGCTCCAGCTGCTTCGCGGTGCGGTTGAGCTTGTTCAGCCGCTCGATCATGTGCACCGGAATGCGGATGGTGCGCGACTGGTTCGCGATCGCGCGGGTGACCGCCTGCCGGATCCACCACGTCGCGTACGTCGAGAACTTGTAGCGACGCCGGTACTCGAACCGATCGACCGCCTTGATCAGGCCGCGGTTGCCCTCCTGGATCAGGTCCAGCAGGCCGATGCCGCGCCCCGTGTACTTCTTCGCGATGCTGACGACCAGCCGCAGGTTCG from Trueperaceae bacterium includes the following:
- the rpoD gene encoding RNA polymerase sigma factor RpoD gives rise to the protein LAGDLDEEEPDEAALAAEEATAEQERADAAAQNADEIRELEARAAAMSGGSVRTDNPVRQYLHEIGTVKLLDVREEIELARRMEAGLEAEQELDERGEDLDAKAARRLDRIARDGQAAREHLIQANLRLVVSIAKKYTGRGIGLLDLIQEGNRGLIKAVDRFEYRRRYKFSTYATWWIRQAVTRAIANQSRTIRIPVHMIERLNKLNRTAKQLEQELNREPTHEELARALGPEWDAERVEEAFELTRKPFSLEAPIGDEEDSTYGDFISDDTVGSPEDTASEAMLNDAIGDALGALREREAEVLKLRKGLIDGRQHTLEEVGQHFGVTRERIRQIENKALRKLKYHESRTRQLRDFLE